In Leptolyngbya sp. CCY15150, the genomic window ACAGCAGTGGAGGTGGCGCTCTTGGGTACTTTTCCCCATCTGCATTTCTATGGCGAAGAGTATGAAAAATCCTTCAATACCGGCTATGTGCGATCGCAAGACCTGAGCCCGCCGGGCAATTATTTGGTGACCCTCGACCCCATTGACGGCACCCGCTTCTACGTGGATGGCCATGACAACTACCAGATTCTGCTGGGCGTCTTGGGCTGGGAAGAATTTGAGGCCGTATTGGCGATTACCCCCGCCCAAAACCGTTACGCCTACGCGCTGCGGGGCCAGGGGCTGGCTCAGGGAGCCCTGCATGAGGATCTGGATGCCTGCACTCCGGTGCATATCGAACAGCCACAGGCCGCTATCCTCCTGGGCTCGGGCATGGCCAAGGTCAAGCCTTTTTTGCCCGACACCTATGAGGCGATCGCTGTGGAAACTGATTATGACCAAGTGCGGAGGATTCCCAATGTTAACGGCGTCTTGACAGGGGAGTTAGCCGGAGCCGTGCTGCGGGGCGGTAAGTTCATTGACGGTGCAGCGATCGCCTTCTTAGCCACCGAGATGGGCTATGTGGTCACCACCCACCAGGGTGAACCGCTACCCCCGCTCCACGCCTGTTCCGACTACGCTCGACCAGGGCTGATCATTGCCGCCTCTGCCAAGATTCACCAGGATCTGCTCCAGGCCGTCCAAGCAGCGATCGCCCGCGACGCCACCGAGTCCTCTGAGGCGTAAGGAACCCGCTTATTGGCTGAGGCAGGCAACCTCGGGCGTCCTAGACTTCCTTTTCGTTCTTCCTTTTCGTTCTTCCTTTTCATTCTTCTGTCTTCGTTCTTCTGTCCTGCGGTACTAAGATCTACGGTTGGTGAAAAAGACGCCCGTAACGACCAACAGTCCTCCCAGAGCCAACGATGGCGTAAACGGCTCCTGCAAAATCACAAGACCGGCAATCACCGCCACCACCGGCACCAGCGTGATAAACACCGATGCCCGGGCCGGGCCAATGGCCTGCAGACCCTCGTAGTACCAATAAAATCCAACCACCGTCCCGAGGGCTGCCAGGTACAAAATGCCTAGCCAAGCAGCGGGAGCCACATCCCCCCAGTCGGTGAGCAAGCCATCTTGAATCGCCGGGATGATAAACAGCGGTGTACCGATCAGACAAGCATAGGTGGTGGCGGTTAGGGGTGATAGATCCGCCATCACCCACTTGCCCACCAGGGTATAGATCACCCAGCAGATCACACAGCCCACTAAAAAGAGATCGCCTAGGGTAATGCCCTGAGACAACAATGCCCAAGGCTGTCCGTTACTAATCACCAGCGTAGCTCCCAGCAACGCCGCCGCAATGCCCACCAGCCGGGATGGCGTTAGGCGATCGCCAAAGACTAGTGCTGCACCTAGAGCAATCACACTGGGATTGGTGGTAATAATCAACGAGGCCCGGCTAGCGGGCACGGTTTGCAGCCCCAAAAAGAAAAAGATGTTGTAGGCAAAAATGCCGCTCAACCCCAGCAGCGTCAGGGGTAAAATATGTCGCCGCTGTAGGGGCGGCAGTCCACCTTCCCGATAGAGCATCCAAGCCACAAGGATCACCGTAGCCACAGCATAGCGATAAAAGGCCGCACAGATTGGCCCCATACTTTGCACGGCAATGCGTCCAGCAATAAAAGTGCCGCCCCAGATCAGGGTCATGCCCACTAATTTGAGATAGATCCAGAGGAGCGATCGCCCCTGGGGAGGAGAACTAGAGAGATTGGGCAGGGTCATGAATGCCTTGGACAACGGTGAACAGTATACACAGAGTCGTGACGATAGAATAGCGATCGCCCGCGTTGTCTACATCCTCCACTGGTATGAACCTATCGTTATGAGTCTATTGTTATGAATACACCGGCCCACATCGCCCTCAACCTACTTTGTATTGGGCGGAAAGATAGTCCTTCTGTTCTACTGCCTGTAGCTCTGGGCGCGCTGCTGCCTGATGTTCCTATCTTTATATTCTATGGCGTCGAGAAATTGGTCTTCGGCGTTCCCGAGTCGGTCATCTGGAGCCAAAGCTACTATCAGCCCGGCTGGCAAACCGTGATTGCCCTCTCCCACTCCCTACCGCTGATGCTCTTGGGGCTCGGTCTATCCCTCTGGAGGCGATCGCACCTTGGCCTCCTCTTATTCAGCAGCATGATGCTGCATGTCGCCGGGGATCTCCCCCTCCACCATGACGACGCCCATCGACACTTTTTTCCACTCTCCAACTGGCGATTTATGAGTCCTGTTTCCTACTG contains:
- a CDS encoding inositol monophosphatase family protein, with amino-acid sequence MPATPSPRTILETLLPHLRVAARYAQQIQTSIVALPDKGDASNAFAAALTAADLSVQTAVEVALLGTFPHLHFYGEEYEKSFNTGYVRSQDLSPPGNYLVTLDPIDGTRFYVDGHDNYQILLGVLGWEEFEAVLAITPAQNRYAYALRGQGLAQGALHEDLDACTPVHIEQPQAAILLGSGMAKVKPFLPDTYEAIAVETDYDQVRRIPNVNGVLTGELAGAVLRGGKFIDGAAIAFLATEMGYVVTTHQGEPLPPLHACSDYARPGLIIAASAKIHQDLLQAVQAAIARDATESSEA
- a CDS encoding DMT family transporter encodes the protein MTLPNLSSSPPQGRSLLWIYLKLVGMTLIWGGTFIAGRIAVQSMGPICAAFYRYAVATVILVAWMLYREGGLPPLQRRHILPLTLLGLSGIFAYNIFFFLGLQTVPASRASLIITTNPSVIALGAALVFGDRLTPSRLVGIAAALLGATLVISNGQPWALLSQGITLGDLFLVGCVICWVIYTLVGKWVMADLSPLTATTYACLIGTPLFIIPAIQDGLLTDWGDVAPAAWLGILYLAALGTVVGFYWYYEGLQAIGPARASVFITLVPVVAVIAGLVILQEPFTPSLALGGLLVVTGVFFTNRRS